GTCTTCGTGTCGATCGCTGTGGGAGTCATCGGCGCGCTGGCCACCGCCGAGGTCCTGTCGAGTCTTCTGTACGGCGTCAGCCCCCGTGATCCTGCGACCTACGTGGCAGTCACGGGTGTTCTTGCGGTGGTGGCGGCGTTCGCGTGCTACCTCCCCGCCCGCCGGGCGAGCACCGTCAGCCCGCAGACCGCGTTGCGCTACGACTGAGGGCGGTTGAAGTCGGTCCAGGACGGCAGAGGTCTCCCGACGCCCTGAGAATCGCGATTTCGATCCATTCCAATGTCCATATATATTGATTTGACGAATCAAAGTAATTATGATCGAGCCAAATCCAATTCGACTGCCCCGCGTGGCTGAATCCCTCAGGAGTGCCCATGTCGGATGTGCAAACCGTGCTCAGCGCCTATCGGCGCATCCGTTTCGCCTGTCGCACGCGGTACGTGCAGGATCCGGTGGACGGAGGGGTCGTGAGCGCGCACCAGGCGAGCATCTTGAGCCAGTTGGACTCGGCCGATCCCACGATGGTGGGGGAGCTCGCCGATCACCTCGGCGTCACGGCTTCGACGATGTCGCTCAACCTGACGCGCCTCGAGAAAGCGGGGTATGTCACGCGGGAGCCCGACCCGACCGACCGCCGGGTGATGAACGTGCGACTCACCGAGTCCGGCGAGCGGCTTCGTTCGGCGGGGACGCTGCTCGATCCCGAGCGCGTTGACCGCATGCTGCTCGAGATGGCTCCGGGGACCCGCCGTAAAGCTCTTCAGGGCCTGGTGCTGCTCTCTCAAGCAGCCGATTCGGTCATCCGCCGGGGCCGGGCCTACCTCGAGGCTACAGTTGAAGGAGGGGAACTGTGACAATGGCCGGGTACGTGCCGCTCCCGGCTGGCGTCCCGCCATCCCAACTTTGGCAGTCGAGCGGGATCGAAGGGATGGCGGACCTGCAACTATTCGAGGGTGAATCCCGTCTATGACTCACACACTTGACCTCACGGGGCGCGGCGTCGCCGACCTCGGTGATCGAGGCACACAGGACGGGAGATACGACGATGGCTGGAGATCATCCGCTGATTTACATGGAGGGCCTGAGCAAGGTCTTCTACACGGAGGAAGTGGAGACGCACGCGCTGTCGAACATCAACCTGTCGATCGCGACGGGTGAGTTCGTATCGATTGCCGGGCCTTCGGGCTGCGGCAAGACGACGCTGCTGTCGATTCTGGGGCTGTTGGACAGCCCGACGAGCGGCAATTACCTGCTGGACAACACGCCGGTGGAGGAGCTGACGTCGAGCCAGCGGGCGAAGATCCGCAACCAGGCGATCGGGTTCATCTTCCAGGCGTTCAACCTGATCGGTGACCTGACGGTATACGAGAACGTGGAGCTGCCGTTGACGTACCGCGGCATGCCGGGGGCGGAACGCAAGGAGCGGGTGCAGACGTCTCTGGAGCGCGTGGGCATGGCGCACCGGATGGGCCACTACCCGAGCCAGCTGTCGGGTGGTCAGCAACAGCGTGTGGCTGTTGCGAGAGCGATCGTGGGCAAGCCGCTTATCTTACTGGCGGACGAGCCGACGGGTAACCTGGACTCGAAGAACGGGAACGCGGTCATGGAGCTGATGCTGGAGCTCCATGCCGAGGGAGCGACGATCTGCATGGTGACGCACGATCCGCGCTACGCACACATGGCCGACCGGTCCGTCCATCTGTTCGATGGGCAGGTCGTCAGCGAGGACCGGGCTCAGAAGCATGCCCTGGAAGAGGCAGGCTTCGACATCGCCTAGGTGGCAGGTCAGACACGAGCGTGTGGCACTGGATGCAGCGCTCCCACAGGTCCGAATCAACCTCGGCCCGCCGCACGTCGCGAAGCTCCGCTGGCATGCCGTTCGTGTACCACTCCACCCAGGCGCGGGTCAGTGCGGGAGCGATTTCCTGAAGTCCCCTCATGATTGCGTTCCAGGAGCTTCCTTGAGCGCGCGCAGCTTTGCAACGGACTGCTGTTGGGCGCGCGCACGCACTTGGGGTGGCGACGAGCGGGTAGGCCCCAAAGACGGCTAGGTTCATCCCATGACACGATTAACGTATATCGTTAACGTTAGTCAGGGAGATTGACAAGATGCTCGTC
The genomic region above belongs to Gemmatimonadota bacterium and contains:
- a CDS encoding ABC transporter ATP-binding protein — protein: MEGLSKVFYTEEVETHALSNINLSIATGEFVSIAGPSGCGKTTLLSILGLLDSPTSGNYLLDNTPVEELTSSQRAKIRNQAIGFIFQAFNLIGDLTVYENVELPLTYRGMPGAERKERVQTSLERVGMAHRMGHYPSQLSGGQQQRVAVARAIVGKPLILLADEPTGNLDSKNGNAVMELMLELHAEGATICMVTHDPRYAHMADRSVHLFDGQVVSEDRAQKHALEEAGFDIA
- a CDS encoding MarR family transcriptional regulator, which produces MSDVQTVLSAYRRIRFACRTRYVQDPVDGGVVSAHQASILSQLDSADPTMVGELADHLGVTASTMSLNLTRLEKAGYVTREPDPTDRRVMNVRLTESGERLRSAGTLLDPERVDRMLLEMAPGTRRKALQGLVLLSQAADSVIRRGRAYLEATVEGGEL